A window of the Cannabis sativa cultivar Pink pepper isolate KNU-18-1 chromosome X, ASM2916894v1, whole genome shotgun sequence genome harbors these coding sequences:
- the LOC133032225 gene encoding protein FAR1-RELATED SEQUENCE 5-like: MEAESQAENMNEEQTYEWESITAELNITKPVNEIQICDVLGKSLDKLGKWEAFYEMYAKRMGFGTRKDDVRRSHGVIVMRRWVCCSEGYKRITITETQRKKRPHDVTRTGCQAALRILLTQPSNTWKCKEFSTIHNHDLASSSEVQFLRSYRVVSDGLLAQVRSMNSVGIKTANIMSHVALQSGGYERMPCQLRDVYNRVAGAKREEKIETDSEGALGFLDYLAERDPNFFVVYQVDEENRLANLFWADGNSRVDYVAFGDVLGFDTTYMTNEYNKPLTVLIGVNHHFNTCIFGFALLLHEKLPSYRWLLQKFLECHGDKKPNVVVTDQDVAMKQAIMEHMPDVTHRLCAWHLNTNASKKVKDPIFLKIFKDLMYNYYEEEDFEARWLDVVETQQLTDNEWCQTTFDTRKQWAETYLRGSFVAGMRTTQRCESINSALKKFLEKNYCLREFVTTIDMTSLKARTQRDCK; this comes from the coding sequence ATGGAGGCCGAGTCTCAAGCAGAGAACATGAATGAGGAACAAACCTACGAATGGGAAAGCATAACAGCAGAGCTAAACATCACAAAACCAGTGAATGAGATTCAAATATGTGACGTCCTAGGCAAGAGTCTCGACAAACTGGGAAAATGGGAAGCATTCTACGAAATGTATGCGAAACGGATGGGTTTCGGCACAAGAAAAGATGATGTACGACGTTCTCACGGAGTCATCGTAATGCGCAGGTGGGTTTGTTGTTCCGAGGGTTACAAAAGAATCACAATAACGGAAACACAAAGAAAAAAGAGACCTCATGATGTCACTAGAACCGGATGTCAGGCAGCATTACGTATTTTACTCACACAACCGTCTAACACTTGGAAATGCAAAGAGTTCAGCACAATACACAATCACGACCTCGCTTCATCAAGTGAGGTACAATTTTTGAGATCATACCGAGTAGTGTCCGATGGCTTGCTTGCCCAAGTTAGGTCGATGAACTCAGTTGGAATTAAAACTGCCAACATAATGTCTCatgttgctttgcaaagtggagGTTACGAGAGAATGCCATGTCAACTTCGAGATGTCTACAACAGGGTTGCTGGTGCCAAGCGAGAAGAAAAGATAGAGACGGACTCGGAAGGAGCGTTGGGATTTCTTGATTATCTCGCAGAGAGGGATCCAAATTTCTTCGTTGTATATCAGGTGGACGAGGAGAATCGATTGGCTAACTTATTTTGGGCAGATGGAAACTCACGTGTCGACTATGTGGCTTTTGGGGATGTACTAGGGTTTGATACCACCTACATGACAAATGAGTACAATAAGCCTCTCACTGTTCTCATTGGCGTAAACCACCATTTCAACACATGCATCTTCGGGTTCGCTCTACTCCTCCACGAGAAGCTTCCATCCTATCGTTGGCTACTTCAAAAATTTCTCGAATGCCATGGAGATAAGAAGCCAAATGTTGTAGTTACTGACCAAGATGTGGCCATGAAACAGGCCATCATGGAACACATGCCTGATGTGACACACCGTCTATGTGCTTGGCATCTCAATACAAATGCTTCCAAAAAGGTTAAAGATCCGATCttcttgaaaatatttaaagatcTAATGTACAACTACTACGAGGAGGAGGATTTCGAAGCAAGATGGTTAGACGTCGTCGAAACCCAACAACTAACAGATAATGAATGGTGCCAAACAACATTCGACACAAGAAAACAGTGGGCAGAAACTTATTTAAGGGGTTCATTCGTTGCAGGAATGAGAACCACACAACGTTGCGAATCGATCAACTCAGCCCTAAAAAAATTTTTAGAGAAGAATTATTGCTTGCGTGAATTCGTAACAACCATAGATATGACAAGCCTCAAAGCTCGTACACAACGAGACTGCAAATGA
- the LOC133032520 gene encoding uncharacterized protein LOC133032520 — protein sequence MVAGGGEDSCGFDGGGPPWRNSLQGHPHCYCGDLAYVWTSSSRANPGRRFFGCPHYENDESRGCDYFCWIDKSHGKRSTDATPGLRNQIKILEEDKKRNENVIRKLIFIIFICLLIIVQLILR from the exons ATGGTGGCTGGTGGTGGAGAAGACTCATGCGGGTTCGATGGGGGTGGTCCGCCTTGGAGAAATTCACTTCAGGGACACCCCCATTGCTACTGTGGTGATCTAGCTTATGTTTGGACTTCTAGTAGTAGAGCAAATCCTGGTCGTCGATTCTTCGGATGTCCACACTAT GAGAACGATGAAAGTCGAGGATGTGATTACTTTTGTTGGATCGATAAATCACATGGTAAGAGAAGTACAGATGCTACACCTGGATTGCGGAACCAAATCAAGATTTTGGAAGAAGATAAGAAACGCAATGAGAAtgttattagaaaattaatttttatcatttttatttgcCTTCTCATCATTGTCCAACTTATATTGCGTTGA